From the genome of Polyodon spathula isolate WHYD16114869_AA chromosome 14, ASM1765450v1, whole genome shotgun sequence, one region includes:
- the LOC121327047 gene encoding nexilin-like isoform X2 has protein sequence MTDVAQKAEILLSSSKPVAKSYVPKLGQGDVKNKFEAMQKARAERSHRRSEDEQQRRREQYIREKEWNRRKQEIKELLASDDEEEVKPAKPEKSYVPKITGSVKGKFAEMEKQRQEGQKKRNNEERQRRLTQDLAEKKKIQRELAKKAEEIDDIIYTGCESEVKEGDDSLLIKVVPVKHSKSPGKIKVNFEDLEKAREEEEKQKIEVEKKKRYEEHRRSFREAKRRSVSEDSETQTKEVKEQNTPGKLKLTFEEIERERQKLRKQQAEEEAKRQLEEEKRAFEEAKRHMENNDEEEQGAQSVKEEFRPGKLKLSFEELERQRIAEERRKAEEESKRRIEEEKKAFAEARKSMVFDDDDEILAAILIKENVKPGKLSISFEELERQRREEEHRKTEEESRKRLEEEKRLFAEARKSISPGQDQENSVMKNCGDEILDGDEQGLVKSDSQEALARGKLEINFEELLKQKEEAERRRTEEERKQKLKMEKQEFEQMRLEMEEDEVNDSIEVLSTEYEELIKLKRTGSIQAKNLKSKFEKMKQLTEEEIQKKIDEERTRRKAIDLEIKKREAERVQEEDEEDSGTQATRIDAPFKHKVDMQARFEQMSRAREEEDRKRIEAQKLLRMQFEQEEIDAALQKKKDEEEEEEGSIIYGSTYEDEEDHARSGAPWFKKPLKNQSVVDAEPVRFTVKINGEPKPEVTWWFEGEMLQDCEDYQYIERGETYCLYLPETFPEDEGEYMCKAVNSRGTAASTCILTIESKS, from the exons ATGACTGACGTGGCACAAAAAGCAGAG ATCCTTCTTTCTTCTTCCAAACCTGTTGCAAAAAGCTACGTGCCCAAACTGGGCCAGGGGGATGTAAAGAATAAGTTTGAAGCCATGCAGAAAGCAAGGGCAGAGCGAAGTCATAGAAGAAGTGAGGATGAACAGCAAAGAAGGAGGGAACAGTACATCAGAGAGAAAGAGTGGAACAGGCGAAAGCAGGAG ATTAAAGAACTTCTTGCCTCTGATGATGAAGAAGAGGTTAAGCCGGCAAAACCAGAAAAAAGCTACGTGCCAAAGATAACAG GAAGTGTAAAGGGTAAATTTGCAGAGATGGAGAAGCAAAGACAAGAGGgacagaaaaagagaaataatgaGGAAAGACAGAGGCGCCTCACACAAGATTTAGCAGAAAAGAAGAAGATTCAACGAGAGCTGGCCAAGAAAGCTGAGGAG ATTGATGACATTATATATACTGGATGTGAATCAGAAGTAAAG GAAGGCGACGATTCACTTCTCATCAAAGTAGTTCCAGTAAAACATTCAAAATCCCCTGGCAAGATTAAAGTCAACTTTGAAGATCTGGAAAAAGCGAGAGAAGAGGAAGAGAAGCAGAAAATTGAGGTGGAGAAGAAGAAAAGATATGAAGAGCACAGGCGTTCCTTCCGTGAAGCTAAACGTCGCTCCGTCTCG GAGGACAGTGAAACGCAAACCAAAGAAGTGAAGGAACAGAACACTCCCGGGAAGCTGAAGCTGACGTTTGAGGAGATTGAAAGGGAAAGGCAGAAGCTGAGGAAGCAGCAGGCCGAGGAGGAAGCAAAGCGGCAGCTGGAGGAGGAAAAGCGCGCCTTTGAGGAAGCAAAACGTCACATG GAAAACAATGACGAGGAAGAACAAGGAGCCCAGTCTGTGAAAGAAGAGTTCCGCCCCGGCAAACTGAAACTTAGCTTTGAGGAGCTGGAACGGCAAAGAATAGCGGAAGAAAGGAGAAAAGCAGAAGAAGAATCTAAAAGGCGTATTGAAGAAGAAAAGAAAGCGTTCGCCGAAGCCAGAAAAAGCATG GTCTTTGATGACGATGACGAAATTCTTGCTGCGATTCTTATCAAAGAAAATGTCAAACCAGGGAAACTAAGTATCAGTTTTGAAGAACTGGAAAGGCAGCGGCGTGAGGAAGAGCATCGGAAAACAGAGGAAGAATCCAGAAAAAGGCTTGAGGAAGAAAAAAGGCTGTTTGCAGAAGCCAGGAAGAGCATA AGTCCAGGCCAGGATCAGGAAAATTCAGTCATGAAGAATTGTGGAGATGAA ATACTAGATGGAGACGAACAAGGACTTGTGAAAAGTGATTCTCAAGAAGCACTCGCGCGAGGGAAACTGGAAATTAATTTCGAAGAGCTGCTGAAACAAAAGGAAGAAGCAGAACGAAGACGTACAGAGGAGGAGcgcaagcaaaaactgaaaatggaAAAGCAAGAGTTTGAGCAAATGCGACTAGAAATGGAAGAG GATGAAGTAAATGACAGCATTGAAGTTTTAAGTACCGAGTATGAAGAATTGATTAAGCTAAAGAGAACTGGCTCAATTCAAGCTAAGAACTTGAAGTCCAAGTTTGAAAAGATGAAACAACTCACAGAAGAGGAAATTCAGAAGAAAATTGATGAAGAGAGGACCAGGAGAAAAGCCATCGATCTTGAAATCAAGAAGAGGGAAGCTGAAAGAGTTCAAGAG GAAGATGAAGAGGACAGCGGAACTCAAGCTACCAGAATTGATGCTCCTTTTAAACACAAAGTGGACATGCAGGCTCGGTTTGAGCAGATGTCCAgggccagagaggaggaggacagAAAGAGAATTGAGGCACAGAAATTGCTACGAATGCAGTTTGAACAAGAAGAAATTGACGCAGCATTGCAAAAG AAAAAAgacgaggaggaagaggaagagggaaGCATCATTTATGGGTCAACATATGAAGATGAAGAGGATCATGCAAGATCTGGGGCTCCATGGTTCAAGAAGCCTCTTAAAAACCAGTCAGTGGTTGATGCGGAACCAGTTCGATTTACAGTGAAAATCAATGGAGAACCAAAGCCGGAAGTGACCTGGTGGTTTGAAGGGGAAATGCTGCAGGACTGCGAGGACTATCAGTATATTGAGAGAGGAGAAACATACTGCCTTTACCTCCCTGAGACCTTCCCTGAAGATGAAGGAGAATACATGTGCAAAGCAGTGAACAGCCGTGGCACAGCAGCTAGCACTTGCATTCTCACTATTGAAAGTAAGAGTTAA
- the LOC121327047 gene encoding nexilin-like isoform X7, translating to MTDVAQKAEIKELLASDDEEEVKPAKPEKSYVPKITGSVKGKFAEMEKQRQEGQKKRNNEERQRRLTQDLAEKKKIQRELAKKAEEIDDIIYTGCESEVKEGDDSLLIKVVPVKHSKSPGKIKVNFEDLEKAREEEEKQKIEVEKKKRYEEHRRSFREAKRRSVSEDSETQTKEVKEQNTPGKLKLTFEEIERERQKLRKQQAEEEAKRQLEEEKRAFEEAKRHMENNDEEEQGAQSVKEEFRPGKLKLSFEELERQRIAEERRKAEEESKRRIEEEKKAFAEARKSMVFDDDDEILAAILIKENVKPGKLSISFEELERQRREEEHRKTEEESRKRLEEEKRLFAEARKSISPGQDQENSVMKNCGDEILDGDEQGLVKSDSQEALARGKLEINFEELLKQKEEAERRRTEEERKQKLKMEKQEFEQMRLEMEEDEVNDSIEVLSTEYEELIKLKRTGSIQAKNLKSKFEKMKQLTEEEIQKKIDEERTRRKAIDLEIKKREAERVQEEDEEDSGTQATRIDAPFKHKVDMQARFEQMSRAREEEDRKRIEAQKLLRMQFEQEEIDAALQKKKDEEEEEEGSIIYGSTYEDEEDHARSGAPWFKKPLKNQSVVDAEPVRFTVKINGEPKPEVTWWFEGEMLQDCEDYQYIERGETYCLYLPETFPEDEGEYMCKAVNSRGTAASTCILTIESKS from the exons ATGACTGACGTGGCACAAAAAGCAGAG ATTAAAGAACTTCTTGCCTCTGATGATGAAGAAGAGGTTAAGCCGGCAAAACCAGAAAAAAGCTACGTGCCAAAGATAACAG GAAGTGTAAAGGGTAAATTTGCAGAGATGGAGAAGCAAAGACAAGAGGgacagaaaaagagaaataatgaGGAAAGACAGAGGCGCCTCACACAAGATTTAGCAGAAAAGAAGAAGATTCAACGAGAGCTGGCCAAGAAAGCTGAGGAG ATTGATGACATTATATATACTGGATGTGAATCAGAAGTAAAG GAAGGCGACGATTCACTTCTCATCAAAGTAGTTCCAGTAAAACATTCAAAATCCCCTGGCAAGATTAAAGTCAACTTTGAAGATCTGGAAAAAGCGAGAGAAGAGGAAGAGAAGCAGAAAATTGAGGTGGAGAAGAAGAAAAGATATGAAGAGCACAGGCGTTCCTTCCGTGAAGCTAAACGTCGCTCCGTCTCG GAGGACAGTGAAACGCAAACCAAAGAAGTGAAGGAACAGAACACTCCCGGGAAGCTGAAGCTGACGTTTGAGGAGATTGAAAGGGAAAGGCAGAAGCTGAGGAAGCAGCAGGCCGAGGAGGAAGCAAAGCGGCAGCTGGAGGAGGAAAAGCGCGCCTTTGAGGAAGCAAAACGTCACATG GAAAACAATGACGAGGAAGAACAAGGAGCCCAGTCTGTGAAAGAAGAGTTCCGCCCCGGCAAACTGAAACTTAGCTTTGAGGAGCTGGAACGGCAAAGAATAGCGGAAGAAAGGAGAAAAGCAGAAGAAGAATCTAAAAGGCGTATTGAAGAAGAAAAGAAAGCGTTCGCCGAAGCCAGAAAAAGCATG GTCTTTGATGACGATGACGAAATTCTTGCTGCGATTCTTATCAAAGAAAATGTCAAACCAGGGAAACTAAGTATCAGTTTTGAAGAACTGGAAAGGCAGCGGCGTGAGGAAGAGCATCGGAAAACAGAGGAAGAATCCAGAAAAAGGCTTGAGGAAGAAAAAAGGCTGTTTGCAGAAGCCAGGAAGAGCATA AGTCCAGGCCAGGATCAGGAAAATTCAGTCATGAAGAATTGTGGAGATGAA ATACTAGATGGAGACGAACAAGGACTTGTGAAAAGTGATTCTCAAGAAGCACTCGCGCGAGGGAAACTGGAAATTAATTTCGAAGAGCTGCTGAAACAAAAGGAAGAAGCAGAACGAAGACGTACAGAGGAGGAGcgcaagcaaaaactgaaaatggaAAAGCAAGAGTTTGAGCAAATGCGACTAGAAATGGAAGAG GATGAAGTAAATGACAGCATTGAAGTTTTAAGTACCGAGTATGAAGAATTGATTAAGCTAAAGAGAACTGGCTCAATTCAAGCTAAGAACTTGAAGTCCAAGTTTGAAAAGATGAAACAACTCACAGAAGAGGAAATTCAGAAGAAAATTGATGAAGAGAGGACCAGGAGAAAAGCCATCGATCTTGAAATCAAGAAGAGGGAAGCTGAAAGAGTTCAAGAG GAAGATGAAGAGGACAGCGGAACTCAAGCTACCAGAATTGATGCTCCTTTTAAACACAAAGTGGACATGCAGGCTCGGTTTGAGCAGATGTCCAgggccagagaggaggaggacagAAAGAGAATTGAGGCACAGAAATTGCTACGAATGCAGTTTGAACAAGAAGAAATTGACGCAGCATTGCAAAAG AAAAAAgacgaggaggaagaggaagagggaaGCATCATTTATGGGTCAACATATGAAGATGAAGAGGATCATGCAAGATCTGGGGCTCCATGGTTCAAGAAGCCTCTTAAAAACCAGTCAGTGGTTGATGCGGAACCAGTTCGATTTACAGTGAAAATCAATGGAGAACCAAAGCCGGAAGTGACCTGGTGGTTTGAAGGGGAAATGCTGCAGGACTGCGAGGACTATCAGTATATTGAGAGAGGAGAAACATACTGCCTTTACCTCCCTGAGACCTTCCCTGAAGATGAAGGAGAATACATGTGCAAAGCAGTGAACAGCCGTGGCACAGCAGCTAGCACTTGCATTCTCACTATTGAAAGTAAGAGTTAA